DNA from Thermostichus vulcanus str. 'Rupite':
TACCCAGATTCGCCTCACCTTCGATCAACCCATCCAAAAAGGAACCGGCACCATCGTTTTGCGGCGGCGGGTGCTGCCCATTCTTGATACCCGCACCACCGACATTGCCACCAGTCCACGAGTGGCCATCGATGGGAACACCTTCATCCTCACCGTGAGTGGTCGGGGGACACTCTTGAATCGGCTCACCCTCTACGATTTCACCTTCCCTGCCGGGGGGGTGACCAGTTTGAGTGGGGTGCCGTTGGCCAACCCGGTCAGCTTCAGTTTCCGCACTCGCTTGAACTAACCGCTGTGGGCCTAGCGCTCAACACCCATTAACGGGATCCCTCACCCGAAGGATCCCGTTTTGATTCTCTAGGATTCTTGGATCCCGGACTGAGCGACGATCTGCCCCTGTCGGTCAAATAGGGTAACCCCTAGTTCTAAGGAACAATTGGCATATTTTTGCAGGTAGCGATCCGCCCGCCTTAGGATTTGAGCTGCCACCTCCTCCATCACCTGCGGCCCACAACCAATGTGGTTTAGGTAGCTGACCGCTGCATCCACCGTGGCAAAAGCCAACACCTGCCGAGCTTGTTCTGCCGTCCCCCCCCAGCGAATCAGTGCTGCTGCCAAGATCTCCAGCCGACCATCCGCCACATGGCTAGAGGTATTGAAGATACCCCCCGCCAGCTTGATCAATTTGCCGTGGTAACCAATCATGTGAATCCTTTCTGCCCCCCGCAGCGCCGCTTCCACCAGCAATGGCCCGATCCAATTGGCCACCAGCAGCACCTGTTCAAGAGGGATCCCTTGCCGCAGCGCCACCTGTTGCCCGTGGCTACCCACACAAAAGGCCAACCGCTTGTGCTGCTTCAGCCTCTGTTGCAACGTTTGGCGAGCCTTTTCTAAGCTGTCTGCACTGGAGGAGGGCTCCACCTCCGCCCGCGTTCCCAAGAGCGCCAACCCCTCTAAGACCCCAAAGGCGGCATTGGATGTCCGTTCGGCCAGACGTTTTCCCTCTGGCAAGATGATGCGTACCCGCAGCTGAGAGTGGACAGGAAGATGCGGCAGAAGATTAACCTCAAACAGCTGCCTGGCATAGGCATAAATGGCCGGGGTTCCATCCCCATGGCGACCCATCCCTTCTCCTGCCTCCAGGATCAACTTGGGATAGCCTTCAACCCACAGCTCCCGTTTCACCCAGGCCCAAATCGGGGTATTGCGGGTGAGATCCAGGTGCGGGCCCGGATCGGAACGGGTAATGGCCAGAGCTGTTTCGGTGTCCACACAGGCCAGTTGCTGCACCGGGATCCCCACCTCCTTCCCTCGATCCTGTTCAGGTTGCAGTTGGACGGCAATGGTGGGGTGTTCCGGCTCCCCCTGCACCGGAATCCCCAGCAGGTGATACAGCGCCGCCTTGGCTGCGGCCACAGCAAATACCGGCAGAGTATATCCGCTCACTTGCGGCACCCCCTCACAGGGGTCGGAGGTTCTCACAGTCTTTTTCGCCCAAAACCGATTGTACTGAGATTCAAAATACTCTGGAAAAACCCTTGCTTCTAGGATGAGATGTTCGCAGCCTGGTTCGCCTCTTGAAAGGGCTTCGATCCTCAAGTTGCCAGCTATTTGGATCTCTGTCAAAGGTTCATCCCACCGGGTGAAAGTGTATCCTTAGGTTGGATCCCTTCTGATTGTCTAACCTTAAGGAAATCTGTGAACTTGCAGAACAAACCCCAGAGCCAATCGTTAAATGATCTGGAGGAAGAGGGGGTGAAACAGGAATTTGTCTCTTTCAATGAGAGTAGTCAAAAAATAGGGCAGTTATGAGCGAAGCATTGCAGCATCATTTTGAGCATCTGGAATCGCAAATACAGGAGCTAAAAGCTGCCATCGAGCGTATGCCCGAACAACTGGCCGCCATCCTCTTGGCTGCTCAAGATGCCCAAAAAAACACCCCCACTCCCTCCCGTTACAGCGTATTAACCTCTGCTCTGGTGGAAGACGGCAGCCACAGCTTTCTCCTGGATGAGGAGATCCCCACGATTAGCAGCCGTAGTATGGGACACAATATTGCCCCAGAAGCTCAGGTGCAGCGCTTGAGTGCCCAGCTAACGGCTGCCTACAATCGCATTGCGGCACTAGAGGAGCAGCTGTTGGCCCAACGACTGCAGCAGTAAGGCAGCAGTAAGTCCGACCAGGCCTGAGCCCGGAGGGCTTACCAAGCTGACTGAGTTAACCAAACTCTGAAACCTCTTGTTGCCGCTCAAACTTGGCAGTAGATCCCTACTTTCGCCGCTGCACATCCTGCATGTGGAAGCCGTGCTTGCGCAACTCCTGATCCAGTACCAGCTCGTTTTCCACGAGATCCACAAACAGCACACCGTTCAGATGGTCGATTTCGTGTTGGATCACCCGCGCCAATAGATCATCCGCCTGAATGGTGCGAGGCCGCCCTGTTTCATCCTTAAAAGAAACCACAATCCCTGCCGGACGCATGACCTCGCAGAATACCCCTGGAATACTCAGACAACCCTCCTGCCCGGCAACGGCTTCGCCAATGTAGTCGCGAATTTCTGGGTTGATCAGCACCAGGGGAGGCACATCTGCTTTGTCAGGATAGGGATCCACCACAATCATGCGCTTGTGAATGCCGACTTGCGGAGCCGCTAGGCCAATGCCGTCGGAACTGTACATGGTCTGCAGCATATCCCGAGCCAGTTGACGGATTTCATCGTTGACCTGGCTAATGCGCTTAGCAGGCTGCCGTAGCACCTTATCCCCCATTTGATGAATGCGCAGCGGGGGGTGCTTTAACTTCACCTTAGGGACAGAAAGGGTGGCAACCATCAGATCTCTCGAAACAACAGCAGATAATCCAAGCAGGATCCCTATTTTAGCTTAGGATTCGCGGACTCTGGTGGCTGTTCGGCCTGCTGGTCAATTCCCTGTTTGAAGCCCAAGGCCACCAAAATGTTGGAAAGTGTGAGGAATGCCTCTGCCCCTCCATGCAAGGGATCCACATTGGCCAAAGAGGTGCCGAACTGCAGCTTAGCGTAGAGGCCCGCTGGAATGGTTACAGCCACAAACAGCAGCAACATCCAAAACCCAACCAGGGCCAAACGGGGAAGCCGATGTAGCCGCGATAAGAAAAACAAAAAGACCAGATAAGGAAACAAAGAGAGGGCAAACAGACTGTTCATTCCGAATCCTGCTCCCCCTGCTGCAAACGCTGCCGCGCCTTCTGCACTTGCCAAATGTGGTAAGCAGCCCAAGCCAGGGTACAGTTGCCCAACAAGGTCAAACTGGCCTGAGCCGTCACTATCCAATCCAGATTGGGGTCGTTATCAAACCAATGCCAGGTAATCGCACACATCGCCCCTAACAGAGCAGGCAGCATCGCCCAGCTCAAACTTCGCCATTCCAATTGGCCGATTCGCTCCCCAAACTGCCACACCAACAGAATGGCAGCGATCCACTCCAAGACACTGGCAATATGAATCCACCACGTGGGAAGCGAAAGGGCGTGCATTAGGCGCTGAGGGATTGACGAAGTAGATGGCGGTAGGTGGCCTCTTGCAAGAGCATTTGCTTGTGTAACTTAACCAAGATCTCTTTGGCCTGCTCATGGCTCATCCGAGAAACCAGGCTCTCGAACGCCCGCTGGCGGAACTGCTGTTCTAAAGAGAGATCTAGTGCTTCATCCATTATCATCACCTCGGGGTGCTTAGGTTAAGGAGTCTGCCAAGAGATCCGCCAATGGGGATCCGGCGATGCAATGCAAGCAAGGTAATATACATCTTAACAAATCGCAATAAAACGACAAGATGCGGGCTCCTGTTGGTGTGAGACTGGGGATCTAGGAGGAAGGGTAGAGAAGTTGAACAAAGGGGGCAGAGAAAGTACAGGCCCGTAAAGTTTGAGAAAGGCGCATTTCTTGATAGCGAAGTGCGAAGATTTTCTGACAGGGATCCCTTTACATCCCGTCATGTTCCACGATCCAGCGGAACCCCATGATAGAAGTAAAGTGTTTCGAGGTTTTGCTACCATTCCTGCTGCTTTGTGATGCACTTTCTTGAATTGCCATGACCATTTTTGTCGGAAACCTAAACTATAAAGCCTCAACCGAAGAACTTACGGCTTTCTTCCAGCAGAGGTGGAATGTTAAGTCGGTCACCATCCCGACAGACCGGGAGACTGGGCAAACACGGGGCTTTGCGTTTGTGGATCTGGCCACTGAAGCGGAGGAAGATGAAGCCATCGATAGCGCCAACGGGGAGGACTTTATGGGCCGACCTTTGCGTTTGGATCGGGCCAGACCTCGCCGACAAGCTTAAGCAAAGATTTTGTAACGATAAATCTGCAACTTCAGGCTCCCTCTGGGAAGGATTAATCTCCGATTGATCTCCCTCAGGTAGAATGCTTTAGCCAGGGGTTTCTGGGGTTTCTCCCTCTGCTTTCGTCTCCTCTGACAAGTCTGACAAGGTAGAATCAACAGGGCTCGCCATCGGTTCTTGAGCAGAGGGCTCTGTAGGGGCAGGTTGGGGGGAGGGGGATACAGTCGGGATCCCGGCCTCTACTTCCAAAGATTCTGTGGGTTGCAATGGTGACTGGGGCACTTCAGCAGCAGCTTGTTCGGCTTGCGCTTGTTTCTGCTGCTCGTAGCGACGTCGCTTGGCGCCCTCATCCACCAGCACATACACCAACGTCAAGAGGGAGATCCCCGCTGTTCCAATCAAAACCCAGAGTAAAGTGTTGTCTATTGCCATGAGGTGGGATCCGTGAATTGCGCCTGTCAGTTAGGAATGATCTTTCCTTGAAGGTTGATCTTACCGCCGAAGCCACCCCCGCAAATCTTAAGGATCCAAGAACCGCCATCAATGGGATCATGCGTTATCTCAAGTTTTACAAACCCTACGGTGTCCTCACCCAATTCACCGATAATCTACCGGCATCTTTAGAAGACGCTCAAGCGAAACGTCTGACCCTCAAATCTTTCATCCCGGTGCCCAAGGTTTATCCAGTAGGTCGGCTGGATCGAGACAGTGAAGGGCTGCTCTTGCTCACAGATGATGGGATTCTCAATGCCCGTTTGATCGACCCTCAGTTTGGCCATGAGCGCACTTACTGGGTACAGGTGGAAGGGATCCCGACCCCACAAGCCTTAGAACAATTGCAACAAGGGCTGATTATCCAAGGGCGAAAGACCCGACCGGCCCAAGTCCAAGTCTTACCAGAAGAACCTACCCTACCGCCACGGGATCCGCCGATTCGTTTCCGCCGCTCCATCCCCACCACCTGGCTCGAACTGACGCTACGGGAGGGTCGTAACCGTCAGGTACGCCGTATGACTGCCGCCGTCGGAATCCCAACCTTGAGGCTTGTTCGAGTTGGGTTAGGGCCGTTGTCGCTCACGGGGTTAAATCCGGGTGAATGGCAAGATTTGAGTGAGACAGAATTAACCCAGTTACGCCAGTTTTGTTTCTGACTACTTTTTTAGATGGGCGCGCAGTTCTGCCAACCGTTGCAAAGCCATCACAATTTCATCCTCAATCAGGGTTGCCAGCTCCAGCAACAGATCCCGCCCCTGGGTCTTAGCCACTTGGGCTTTGTCCATCAGTTGATAGAGGTCGGAATGGTGCAGGGCAGCCGTTTCCTGGTGCAGGTGCTCCATACGACGGCGAATTTGCTGAATCTTGCGGCTGATCCGCTCTAAGTCTGCTTCTGTCCCTTCCCCGTGTACCGACTCTGGGCTTTGTTCCCAAGCAATCAGCACTTGCCGTAACCCGGTTTCATCTCCGGCAGCATAGGCTTGATTGGCTGCTGCCATCAGTTCCTGCCGCCGTTCATACTCCAGCGGATCCGTAGCCAGATCAGGATGAATCCGTTTGGCGACCTCACGATACAGTTGCTTCAGACTGGCAGAAGGGTGGAAGTGGCTCATGGCCTCCAGCGCCAGGGTGTACTGATGAATTTGTTCTTCGATGCACTGCAATTCTTGCCGCCGACTGAGGATCACCCGTTGATAGCTCTGTTCAAAGGCTCGCAATTCCCCCTGCAAGTTGACAAAGGCCAGCTCTTGCTCTGACAAATCAACTTCCAAAGCGGCCAATTCCTCTTGGCGTGCGGCCAATTCCTGCTGCAGGACAGCCGAGAGAGTACTGTCGTTCATATCCGTAGGCCAAAGTGTGAAATAACACATACACAAGATTCCCTCAAGTATAGCAACATACTTGCAGA
Protein-coding regions in this window:
- the def gene encoding peptide deformylase, with the protein product MVATLSVPKVKLKHPPLRIHQMGDKVLRQPAKRISQVNDEIRQLARDMLQTMYSSDGIGLAAPQVGIHKRMIVVDPYPDKADVPPLVLINPEIRDYIGEAVAGQEGCLSIPGVFCEVMRPAGIVVSFKDETGRPRTIQADDLLARVIQHEIDHLNGVLFVDLVENELVLDQELRKHGFHMQDVQRRK
- a CDS encoding DUF3593 domain-containing protein — protein: MNSLFALSLFPYLVFLFFLSRLHRLPRLALVGFWMLLLFVAVTIPAGLYAKLQFGTSLANVDPLHGGAEAFLTLSNILVALGFKQGIDQQAEQPPESANPKLK
- a CDS encoding pseudouridine synthase gives rise to the protein MRYLKFYKPYGVLTQFTDNLPASLEDAQAKRLTLKSFIPVPKVYPVGRLDRDSEGLLLLTDDGILNARLIDPQFGHERTYWVQVEGIPTPQALEQLQQGLIIQGRKTRPAQVQVLPEEPTLPPRDPPIRFRRSIPTTWLELTLREGRNRQVRRMTAAVGIPTLRLVRVGLGPLSLTGLNPGEWQDLSETELTQLRQFCF
- a CDS encoding NblA/ycf18 family protein encodes the protein MDEALDLSLEQQFRQRAFESLVSRMSHEQAKEILVKLHKQMLLQEATYRHLLRQSLSA
- a CDS encoding RNA recognition motif domain-containing protein codes for the protein MTIFVGNLNYKASTEELTAFFQQRWNVKSVTIPTDRETGQTRGFAFVDLATEAEEDEAIDSANGEDFMGRPLRLDRARPRRQA
- the cbiD gene encoding cobalt-precorrin-5B (C(1))-methyltransferase CbiD — translated: MSGYTLPVFAVAAAKAALYHLLGIPVQGEPEHPTIAVQLQPEQDRGKEVGIPVQQLACVDTETALAITRSDPGPHLDLTRNTPIWAWVKRELWVEGYPKLILEAGEGMGRHGDGTPAIYAYARQLFEVNLLPHLPVHSQLRVRIILPEGKRLAERTSNAAFGVLEGLALLGTRAEVEPSSSADSLEKARQTLQQRLKQHKRLAFCVGSHGQQVALRQGIPLEQVLLVANWIGPLLVEAALRGAERIHMIGYHGKLIKLAGGIFNTSSHVADGRLEILAAALIRWGGTAEQARQVLAFATVDAAVSYLNHIGCGPQVMEEVAAQILRRADRYLQKYANCSLELGVTLFDRQGQIVAQSGIQES
- a CDS encoding molecular chaperone DnaJ, which translates into the protein MNDSTLSAVLQQELAARQEELAALEVDLSEQELAFVNLQGELRAFEQSYQRVILSRRQELQCIEEQIHQYTLALEAMSHFHPSASLKQLYREVAKRIHPDLATDPLEYERRQELMAAANQAYAAGDETGLRQVLIAWEQSPESVHGEGTEADLERISRKIQQIRRRMEHLHQETAALHHSDLYQLMDKAQVAKTQGRDLLLELATLIEDEIVMALQRLAELRAHLKK
- a CDS encoding DUF2499 domain-containing protein, yielding MHALSLPTWWIHIASVLEWIAAILLVWQFGERIGQLEWRSLSWAMLPALLGAMCAITWHWFDNDPNLDWIVTAQASLTLLGNCTLAWAAYHIWQVQKARQRLQQGEQDSE